A region of Beijerinckia sp. 28-YEA-48 DNA encodes the following proteins:
- a CDS encoding ester cyclase: MLSLDASQIAKRAAPFDYSEDIHWAGGIAARHNWQMMLAHTSAEWSGDLDGTMETMTRNEPFQLMYATGLEVRGFDAMREFYRIRLTTFQGQGFFPHRWVVSDEIMVGNGYFSGTPTGTFFGMPTSGKTLCLPMTVWIYFEDGLIKGEVAYLDGHELRQQIAHGTSRRPTDPVL, encoded by the coding sequence ATGCTCAGCCTTGATGCGTCGCAAATCGCCAAGCGGGCGGCGCCATTCGATTATTCCGAAGACATCCACTGGGCCGGTGGCATTGCAGCCAGGCACAATTGGCAGATGATGCTGGCCCATACGAGCGCCGAGTGGTCGGGCGACCTCGATGGCACGATGGAGACCATGACGCGCAACGAGCCGTTTCAACTTATGTACGCCACGGGCCTCGAGGTGCGCGGTTTCGATGCCATGCGCGAATTCTATCGCATCCGCCTGACGACGTTTCAGGGCCAAGGCTTCTTTCCGCACCGCTGGGTGGTTTCCGATGAGATCATGGTCGGGAACGGCTATTTCTCCGGCACGCCAACGGGCACCTTTTTTGGCATGCCGACCTCCGGCAAGACTTTGTGCCTGCCGATGACGGTGTGGATCTATTTCGAAGACGGTCTGATCAAGGGCGAGGTCGCTTATCTGGATGGCCATGAACTGCGCCAACAGATCGCGCACGGCACCAGCCGGCGTCCGACCGATCCCGTACTTTAA
- a CDS encoding GFA family protein, whose translation MAYRGSCHCGAVAFSVDGEPPKEAMSCNCSHCRRKGFLLTFVPVTQFSLESGEADLVAYTFNKHKIEHQFCQTCGTQVFAKGEMGGAKMRAVNLRCVPGIDLDALEIRKVDGASF comes from the coding sequence ATGGCCTATCGTGGAAGCTGCCACTGCGGCGCGGTTGCTTTTTCCGTTGATGGCGAACCGCCCAAAGAGGCAATGTCGTGCAATTGCTCGCACTGCCGACGGAAGGGCTTTCTGCTGACTTTCGTGCCGGTCACCCAGTTCTCTCTCGAAAGCGGCGAGGCGGACCTCGTCGCTTACACGTTCAACAAGCACAAGATCGAACATCAGTTCTGCCAGACGTGTGGCACGCAGGTTTTCGCCAAGGGTGAAATGGGCGGTGCTAAGATGCGCGCCGTCAATCTGCGCTGTGTTCCGGGCATCGATCTAGATGCGCTTGAAATCCGAAAGGTCGATGGCGCCAGTTTCTGA
- a CDS encoding tripartite tricarboxylate transporter substrate-binding protein, with the protein MRNRGAIGRQALLRGFLVAATVSLSGLAVFAQSQGGVPKESAQMRFIVPFPAGGTLDILARTVANELGPVLGEGMIVENRAGASGAIGADFVARAPKDGRTLLIASNTLVTLPAMRKDMPFDVFNDLAPVIKLGETPTVLTVHPSFAATDYKSFVDKVKTLKEGASYNSPGIASPPHLAGELLSRATGLTLVHVPYRGTQPAVSDLVSGQILVMMAPLNAVLPFFETKQLIPIALTDATRTKYLPDTPTLTEIGVKNMPPVTSWFAVLTTGGTPPERIQRLNTEIAKILRDPKVEASLTSQTFEIKAGTPEDLGKLMRDDAAINAKIVAEAHISAQ; encoded by the coding sequence ATGAGAAATCGCGGGGCCATTGGGCGTCAGGCGCTGTTGCGAGGATTTCTGGTAGCTGCGACCGTGTCGCTGTCAGGCCTTGCTGTTTTCGCCCAGAGCCAGGGGGGCGTGCCCAAGGAAAGCGCGCAGATGCGTTTCATCGTGCCCTTTCCCGCTGGTGGCACCCTCGACATTTTGGCCCGCACCGTCGCCAACGAGCTCGGCCCGGTGTTGGGCGAAGGGATGATTGTTGAGAACCGGGCGGGCGCGTCCGGCGCGATTGGCGCCGATTTCGTCGCCCGCGCGCCAAAGGATGGCCGCACCCTGCTGATCGCCTCCAACACGCTGGTCACCTTGCCGGCCATGCGCAAGGATATGCCCTTCGACGTGTTCAACGACCTGGCGCCGGTCATTAAGCTGGGTGAAACGCCGACCGTCCTGACGGTCCATCCGTCCTTCGCGGCAACGGACTACAAGTCGTTCGTCGATAAGGTCAAAACTCTGAAGGAGGGCGCGAGCTACAATTCCCCGGGTATCGCCTCTCCGCCGCATCTCGCCGGTGAACTGCTGTCGCGGGCGACGGGGCTCACCTTGGTGCATGTTCCTTATCGGGGAACGCAGCCTGCGGTCAGCGATCTCGTCTCCGGGCAGATTTTGGTGATGATGGCGCCGTTGAATGCGGTTCTGCCTTTTTTTGAGACGAAACAGCTCATTCCCATCGCGTTGACCGATGCGACGCGCACCAAATATCTGCCGGATACACCGACGCTGACCGAAATCGGGGTCAAGAACATGCCGCCGGTCACGTCATGGTTCGCGGTTCTGACCACGGGTGGGACACCGCCGGAGCGGATTCAGCGGCTCAATACGGAGATTGCTAAAATCCTCCGTGATCCGAAGGTGGAGGCAAGCCTCACGTCGCAAACCTTCGAAATTAAGGCTGGCACCCCGGAAGACCTGGGCAAATTGATGCGCGACGACGCCGCCATCAATGCCAAGATCGTCGCCGAGGCTCATATCTCGGCGCAGTAA
- a CDS encoding DMT family transporter produces MNDAASQNPSLPRLAEPAAAAARPPAQAEGNIPLGIMCMIAATVAFAATHAVSKWLIANYPIGQVMFSRSLVGLVIASAILLPIHGFSVYGTKQPQNHLMRGLSQSLSQTFSVLAFGLMPLAGAVAINFSAPLWSALVAIVFLKEKAGPVRWLVLLIGFTGVLIVTNPGADTLTLGAIFALLNAIMLGTVTVAVRGMASTESPQTLLIWQLSTVTFFHAFLLFFGVKWAPPADLALFALGGITNLIGQYFWTKALVLAPATAVSPFFYFMLVWVMVIGFLVWGDVPTTALLTGSAIVIASGLFLLWHEARRRRAKAA; encoded by the coding sequence ATGAACGACGCCGCCTCGCAAAACCCGTCCCTGCCACGCCTCGCCGAACCGGCGGCCGCCGCTGCGCGGCCACCGGCGCAGGCCGAGGGCAATATCCCGCTCGGGATCATGTGCATGATCGCCGCGACGGTCGCCTTCGCCGCCACCCATGCGGTCAGCAAATGGCTGATCGCCAACTACCCGATCGGCCAGGTCATGTTCTCGCGCTCGCTCGTCGGGCTGGTGATCGCCTCGGCCATTCTGCTGCCGATCCATGGTTTCAGTGTCTATGGCACCAAGCAGCCACAAAACCATCTGATGCGCGGGCTGTCGCAATCGTTGTCGCAAACCTTTTCCGTTTTGGCGTTTGGCCTGATGCCGCTGGCCGGCGCCGTCGCCATCAATTTCTCGGCGCCGCTGTGGTCGGCGCTCGTTGCGATTGTCTTTCTCAAGGAGAAGGCCGGGCCGGTGCGATGGCTCGTCCTGCTCATCGGCTTCACCGGTGTGCTGATCGTGACCAATCCTGGCGCGGACACGTTGACGCTCGGCGCCATCTTCGCTCTGCTCAACGCCATCATGCTGGGCACGGTGACGGTGGCCGTACGCGGCATGGCTTCGACGGAATCGCCACAGACTCTGCTGATCTGGCAATTAAGCACAGTGACGTTTTTCCACGCCTTTCTCTTGTTCTTCGGCGTGAAATGGGCGCCGCCCGCTGACCTGGCGCTGTTCGCACTGGGCGGCATCACCAATCTGATCGGGCAATATTTCTGGACCAAGGCGCTGGTCCTGGCGCCGGCCACCGCCGTCTCGCCGTTCTTCTACTTCATGCTCGTGTGGGTGATGGTGATCGGATTTCTGGTCTGGGGCGATGTGCCGACCACGGCGCTGCTGACCGGCTCGGCCATCGTCATTGCCTCCGGCCTGTTTCTTTTGTGGCATGAAGCGCGCCGCCGGCGCGCGAAAGCGGCTTAA
- a CDS encoding TIGR00730 family Rossman fold protein produces MSEPRNGSRSTLLAVEDTEFLLRDEMRPIRFALEYSKAELSLRDWGIRSTIIVFGSARIPSPEQAATTAAKAQTDAEKTLAEKGQKRSEFYRIAREFAHIASQRGGALAPKNRWRDNVITTGGGPGIMEAANRGAFDAGAPTVGFNITLPHEQEPNPYITPELSFRFHYFAMRKMHLAMRARALAVFPGGFGTLDELFEVLTLQQTHKAPPAPIVLFGESYWRRIINFDAFVEEGMISADDLKLFEFAETAEEGWASLVRRGLHIQGSEQID; encoded by the coding sequence ATGAGTGAACCACGGAACGGCTCGCGCAGCACGCTGCTCGCGGTCGAGGACACCGAATTCCTGCTGCGCGATGAGATGCGGCCGATCCGCTTCGCTCTGGAATACAGCAAAGCCGAGCTGTCGTTGCGGGACTGGGGCATTCGCTCGACCATTATTGTTTTCGGCAGCGCGCGCATTCCCTCGCCCGAGCAGGCCGCGACCACCGCCGCGAAAGCGCAGACGGACGCCGAAAAGACACTGGCGGAGAAGGGGCAGAAGCGCTCCGAATTTTATCGGATCGCGCGCGAGTTCGCCCACATCGCTTCGCAGCGGGGCGGCGCGCTAGCGCCCAAGAATCGCTGGCGTGACAATGTCATCACCACCGGCGGCGGCCCTGGCATCATGGAAGCCGCCAATCGCGGCGCGTTCGATGCCGGCGCGCCGACGGTCGGCTTCAACATCACCCTGCCGCATGAGCAGGAACCCAATCCCTATATCACGCCGGAACTGAGCTTCCGCTTCCACTACTTCGCGATGCGCAAGATGCATCTGGCCATGCGCGCCAGAGCGCTGGCGGTTTTTCCCGGTGGCTTTGGCACCCTGGACGAACTGTTCGAGGTGCTGACACTGCAACAGACGCACAAAGCGCCGCCGGCGCCCATCGTCCTGTTCGGCGAAAGCTATTGGCGCAGGATCATTAATTTCGACGCCTTCGTCGAAGAAGGCATGATCTCGGCCGACGACCTCAAACTGTTCGAATTCGCCGAGACCGCCGAGGAGGGCTGGGCTTCGCTCGTCCGCCGGGGCTTGCACATTCAGGGTTCGGAACAGATCGACTGA
- a CDS encoding EAL domain-containing protein — MIIIALLWVAVAAIYREDINQDQLDYERRNQNYAMLFEENVLRSIGEIDKSLLYLRRSVEAAKDYKDYQTIVMTTDVLSEIIVQMAVIDADGISRGSNATAQPTGVISVKDREHFRAHLDSNEDKLFISKPVIGRASGKWSVQFTRRFSNKDGSFAGVVVASMSPEHFASFYDKIDLGSATAVALIGSDGVVRSSGGAAERLPLGQSLKGTKLFSAMEAGKDTTFEDTGVSPDDEAQFITVHPVRGYPLWVSVSTKTNAIYEASWANLKQNVWIVGCLTLLTLIALEQILRAEERAQQKAEQLQLTLEHISQGIMLVTKDHQVPILNRRCGELLQLPKDMVEKPPSFFELAQFGARNGNFTLAIDPVDRKAGEPTTDPKIEDYKRPDGAYIEVRKTRLPDGGVVQTFTDITVRREAEAHIARLASEDPLTKLANRRVFRSKIDELTRQRRMSGVPEERQAEFAVLFLDMDRFKVVNDTLGHRIGDRLLVEVAQRLRATLRRNDLLARLGGDEFAILISSFDSYEEIQKLAARLIDVVTQPFQVDRHLITTSVSVGIAVGPRDGKTDDDLLVAADLALYAVKVSGRGSYRFYEQRMHDDVNDRHQVESDLRHALENNELQLHYQPIIDVKRNAIVAFEALARWHHPTKGMISPATFISVAEDCGLILPLGEWALGEACRAAKSWPGELSVSVNLSPVQIVSPHLSQTISRVLLETNLEPSRLTLEITERVLLDETDKTISTLRRLKDIGVKLALDDFGTGYSSLSYLRNFPFDIVKIDRSFVADLGRDSSSNVIVQAIVLLADGLGIKTVAEGIETSAQLQLLQGLGCGAVQGYLPGRPVPITEVPAVIEEWEDKKYIPA; from the coding sequence ATGATCATCATTGCCCTGTTGTGGGTCGCCGTCGCGGCGATCTACCGCGAGGACATCAACCAGGACCAGCTCGACTACGAACGGCGTAATCAGAACTATGCCATGCTGTTCGAAGAGAACGTTCTGCGGTCTATTGGTGAGATCGATAAGTCCCTGCTCTATCTGCGGCGCAGCGTCGAGGCGGCGAAGGACTATAAAGACTACCAGACCATCGTCATGACCACCGACGTCCTGAGCGAGATCATCGTTCAGATGGCGGTCATCGATGCCGACGGCATCAGCCGCGGTTCCAACGCGACGGCCCAGCCAACAGGCGTGATCAGCGTCAAGGATCGCGAACATTTCCGGGCGCATCTCGATAGCAATGAAGACAAGCTGTTCATCAGCAAGCCGGTGATTGGCCGGGCCAGCGGCAAGTGGTCGGTTCAATTCACCCGTCGCTTCTCCAATAAGGATGGCTCGTTCGCCGGCGTCGTCGTGGCCTCGATGTCGCCTGAGCATTTTGCCAGTTTTTACGACAAGATCGATCTGGGATCGGCGACAGCGGTCGCTTTGATCGGCAGCGATGGCGTTGTGCGTTCGAGCGGCGGGGCTGCCGAACGTTTGCCGCTTGGGCAGAGCCTGAAGGGCACCAAACTGTTCAGCGCCATGGAAGCCGGGAAGGACACGACCTTCGAGGATACAGGTGTATCCCCTGACGATGAGGCGCAGTTCATCACCGTCCATCCGGTGCGCGGCTATCCGCTCTGGGTCTCGGTCAGCACGAAAACCAATGCCATCTACGAGGCGTCCTGGGCCAATCTTAAACAGAACGTCTGGATTGTCGGCTGCCTCACGCTTCTGACTTTGATCGCGCTGGAGCAGATCCTCCGGGCCGAGGAGCGGGCGCAGCAGAAAGCGGAACAATTGCAGCTGACCCTGGAGCATATCAGCCAGGGCATCATGCTGGTCACCAAGGATCACCAGGTGCCGATCCTCAACCGGCGTTGCGGTGAGCTGCTGCAATTGCCGAAGGACATGGTCGAAAAGCCGCCCTCCTTTTTCGAGCTGGCGCAATTTGGCGCTCGGAACGGCAATTTCACCCTCGCCATCGATCCTGTCGACCGCAAGGCCGGGGAGCCGACAACCGACCCGAAGATCGAAGACTACAAGCGCCCCGATGGCGCCTATATCGAAGTGCGTAAAACCAGGCTTCCCGATGGCGGCGTCGTTCAGACGTTCACCGACATCACCGTGCGCCGCGAAGCCGAGGCCCATATTGCCCGGCTCGCCTCGGAAGATCCGCTGACGAAACTGGCGAACCGACGGGTGTTCCGCTCCAAGATCGATGAACTCACCCGGCAGCGCCGCATGTCAGGCGTGCCTGAAGAACGACAGGCGGAATTCGCGGTTCTGTTTCTCGACATGGATCGCTTTAAAGTCGTCAACGACACTCTTGGCCATCGGATTGGTGACCGACTATTGGTCGAGGTGGCGCAACGGCTGCGGGCGACTCTGCGCCGGAACGACCTGCTTGCCCGCTTGGGCGGCGATGAATTCGCGATTCTGATCAGCTCTTTCGACAGCTATGAAGAAATCCAGAAATTGGCGGCGCGGCTCATCGACGTGGTGACGCAGCCGTTCCAGGTTGACCGTCATCTGATCACCACCAGCGTCAGCGTCGGCATCGCCGTAGGCCCGCGCGATGGCAAGACCGACGACGATCTTCTGGTGGCGGCCGATCTGGCGCTCTATGCGGTCAAAGTGTCGGGGCGCGGTTCCTATCGGTTCTACGAGCAGCGCATGCATGACGACGTCAATGATCGTCATCAGGTCGAATCGGATCTGCGCCATGCGCTCGAGAACAACGAGTTGCAACTGCATTACCAGCCGATCATCGATGTCAAACGCAATGCGATCGTGGCGTTCGAAGCTCTGGCGCGCTGGCACCATCCGACAAAGGGTATGATCTCGCCGGCGACGTTCATTTCCGTGGCGGAAGATTGCGGCTTGATTCTTCCCCTGGGCGAATGGGCACTTGGCGAGGCGTGTCGCGCCGCTAAATCCTGGCCAGGGGAGCTGAGTGTTTCGGTCAACCTGTCTCCGGTCCAGATCGTCAGTCCGCACCTATCGCAGACCATTAGCCGCGTGCTGCTCGAAACCAACCTGGAGCCGAGCCGCCTCACTCTTGAGATCACCGAGCGGGTGCTGCTCGATGAGACGGATAAAACCATCTCCACCCTGCGCAGGCTGAAGGACATTGGCGTAAAACTGGCGCTCGACGATTTCGGCACGGGCTATTCGTCGTTGTCCTATCTGCGCAACTTCCCCTTCGACATCGTCAAGATCGATCGCAGTTTCGTCGCCGATCTCGGCCGTGACAGCTCGAGCAATGTCATTGTTCAGGCAATTGTGCTCTTGGCCGATGGGCTGGGCATCAAAACCGTTGCCGAAGGGATTGAGACGTCGGCGCAGCTGCAATTGCTGCAGGGGCTCGGTTGCGGCGCCGTGCAGGGCTATCTCCCCGGCAGGCCGGTGCCGATCACGGAGGTCCCTGCAGTGATCGAGGAATGGGAAGACAAGAAGTATATTCCCGCGTAA
- a CDS encoding biotin-dependent carboxyltransferase family protein, with the protein MTAALAILEPGLQTTVQDLGRPGFQHLGVAVGGALDPLSFRAANVLVGNAPEVGALEVAYLGPKLRVEADSLRFACAGANVSVEVFPDETARTGTSVGTLRSFSARRGDIIRIGALQDSAVAYIAVEGGFALRPVFGSVSTYIRGGMGGWHGRALMAGDLLPLQRQSASERGEYQMSELDLSLPPRFRVIVGPQSDYFSDAALRQLFEGQYTVRPDSNRMGMRLSGPKLEHAQGFNIISDAIAPGSIQVPGDGQPIILMVDRQTTGGYPKIATVISADLPALGRVRLGSSVAFAEVTLEEASRLRRLFLDEIESLPRRLSPYQPGDIASRLFGVNLISGVVDASLPA; encoded by the coding sequence ATGACGGCGGCGCTCGCCATCCTCGAGCCGGGTCTACAGACCACTGTCCAAGACCTGGGAAGGCCTGGCTTCCAACATCTCGGTGTTGCCGTCGGCGGCGCACTGGACCCGTTGAGCTTTCGCGCCGCCAATGTCCTGGTCGGCAATGCACCTGAAGTCGGCGCGCTTGAAGTGGCCTATCTCGGCCCGAAACTACGTGTGGAGGCCGACAGCCTGCGCTTTGCCTGCGCCGGCGCCAACGTCTCCGTCGAAGTCTTCCCGGATGAGACAGCCCGAACCGGCACCTCGGTTGGCACATTGCGCAGTTTTAGCGCCCGGCGCGGTGACATCATCCGCATCGGCGCGCTGCAGGATTCCGCCGTCGCCTATATCGCGGTGGAAGGCGGCTTTGCGCTGCGACCCGTCTTCGGCAGCGTTTCGACCTATATTCGTGGCGGCATGGGTGGCTGGCATGGCCGCGCCCTGATGGCCGGCGACCTGCTGCCGTTGCAACGACAAAGCGCCAGCGAGCGTGGCGAATATCAGATGAGCGAACTGGATCTCAGTTTGCCGCCACGCTTTCGCGTCATCGTCGGGCCGCAGTCCGACTATTTCTCCGATGCGGCGCTGCGCCAACTGTTCGAGGGGCAATATACCGTCAGGCCCGATTCAAACCGGATGGGCATGCGCCTGTCCGGCCCGAAACTCGAACATGCGCAGGGCTTCAATATTATTTCCGATGCGATCGCACCGGGGTCCATCCAGGTTCCAGGCGATGGCCAGCCGATCATCCTGATGGTCGACCGGCAAACGACCGGCGGCTACCCGAAGATCGCCACAGTAATTTCAGCCGATCTTCCGGCACTCGGACGGGTGCGCCTGGGCAGCAGTGTCGCCTTTGCGGAAGTCACCCTTGAGGAGGCGAGCCGGCTGCGCCGCCTGTTCCTCGATGAGATCGAATCCCTGCCCCGTCGTCTCTCTCCCTACCAGCCTGGCGACATCGCCAGCCGATTGTTCGGCGTGAACCTGATCAGCGGCGTTGTCGACGCCTCGCTTCCGGCATAG
- a CDS encoding NAD(P)/FAD-dependent oxidoreductase — MSALHGGSEHKPSQAYDVAIVGAGLGGLASAAKLKQAGINRIVVFERADDLGGVWRANRYPNVACDTPIDLYAFSYFPGRNWSTNFAPGNEIWDYLSEFADQYDVRPSIEFRTEVARAIWDEEHAHWALETKDGRCFTSRFLIWAGGLLSRPVVPNVPGRDLFKGEMLHTTEWSDKVQLEGKAVAVVGGGATAIQVTPYAAQHARKAHVFVRTPSYVLPRPDLFFALEDRESPDFAARQRERREEWFRLFEKIAEARFPMNSELIAQQEGEWRKHFDKVIHDPRLRDILTPNYRFGCKRPLFSNDYYPALKRPNVEVIGSGVSRLTEGSIVDKEGNAYPVDLIIWATGFDTAHMLGGLEIAGRDGQTLEAFWRELPEAYYGTLVKGFPNLFLINGPNVSGASATDFIEGQVALIVDALKAMARSGARTVEVSPQTHDTYNQDIQRRASDSVLVLGNCSSWYRAGGDGGVFTHWPGTIEAFRAKITGDARTGLDYDLREAEVKEML; from the coding sequence ATGAGCGCATTACACGGCGGCAGCGAACACAAGCCATCGCAAGCCTATGACGTCGCGATTGTTGGCGCCGGTCTTGGTGGTCTCGCCTCTGCCGCCAAGCTCAAACAGGCGGGGATCAATCGCATCGTCGTGTTCGAGCGGGCTGACGATCTGGGTGGTGTATGGCGCGCCAATCGTTATCCGAATGTCGCTTGCGACACGCCGATCGATCTCTATGCCTTTTCCTACTTCCCTGGGCGCAACTGGTCGACTAACTTCGCCCCCGGCAATGAGATCTGGGACTATCTCAGTGAATTCGCCGATCAATATGACGTGCGGCCGTCGATCGAATTTCGCACCGAGGTCGCGCGCGCTATCTGGGACGAAGAGCATGCCCACTGGGCCCTTGAGACCAAGGACGGGCGCTGTTTCACAAGCCGCTTTCTAATCTGGGCCGGGGGTCTTCTGTCACGCCCTGTCGTGCCGAATGTGCCCGGCAGGGATCTGTTCAAAGGCGAAATGCTGCACACGACCGAATGGTCGGACAAGGTTCAATTGGAGGGCAAGGCCGTCGCCGTTGTCGGTGGCGGCGCCACCGCGATTCAGGTGACACCCTATGCAGCGCAACATGCCAGGAAGGCGCATGTCTTCGTGCGCACGCCGTCCTATGTCCTGCCACGGCCCGATCTGTTCTTCGCCTTGGAGGATCGCGAGAGCCCGGACTTCGCCGCCCGCCAACGCGAGCGTCGCGAGGAATGGTTCCGCCTGTTCGAGAAGATCGCCGAAGCGCGTTTTCCGATGAACAGCGAATTGATCGCGCAGCAGGAAGGCGAATGGCGCAAGCATTTCGATAAGGTGATCCACGATCCGCGCCTGCGCGACATCCTCACGCCGAACTACCGGTTCGGCTGCAAGCGCCCGCTGTTCAGCAATGACTATTATCCGGCGCTGAAACGCCCAAATGTCGAGGTGATTGGCAGTGGCGTCTCCCGCCTCACGGAAGGCAGCATCGTCGACAAGGAAGGCAATGCCTATCCGGTCGATCTCATCATCTGGGCGACGGGCTTCGACACGGCCCATATGCTCGGCGGGCTCGAAATCGCCGGGCGCGACGGCCAAACGCTTGAAGCCTTCTGGCGAGAACTACCTGAGGCCTATTACGGCACCTTGGTCAAAGGCTTCCCCAATCTGTTCCTCATCAACGGGCCAAATGTCAGCGGCGCCTCGGCCACCGACTTCATTGAGGGCCAGGTTGCCTTGATCGTCGATGCTCTGAAAGCCATGGCCCGCAGCGGCGCGCGCACCGTCGAAGTGTCGCCGCAGACCCACGACACCTACAACCAGGATATCCAGCGGCGCGCCAGCGATAGCGTGTTGGTGCTCGGCAATTGCTCGTCTTGGTATCGGGCTGGCGGCGATGGCGGTGTCTTCACCCATTGGCCCGGCACCATCGAAGCCTTTCGAGCCAAGATCACCGGCGATGCCCGCACAGGCCTTGATTATGATCTCCGCGAAGCGGAAGTGAAGGAAATGCTATGA
- a CDS encoding TauD/TfdA family dioxygenase, whose amino-acid sequence MSGTSHLPQIAKIASHGAAATYETITATPSSPHVGAEISDIDLTQPLSNKQVEELHDAFARYQVIFFRDQKISFEDQIRLAGYFGPLGKHVGASTISKKTDNDLVRKFHYDETSKQISGENFHSDQSCAAVPPLGSMLYNHTVPPDGGGDTMFASMYAAYEALSPQMKAYLKGLTATHDGTRVFGPGTPVNVHPVIIRHPVTGREVIYVNTDFTSHINELPRLEGDRILQFLVDHCNKPEWTCRFRWRPHSIAFWDNRCTHHKAIWDYWPNVRSGFRVQIEGVAPPVAA is encoded by the coding sequence ATGAGTGGAACATCTCACCTGCCGCAGATTGCCAAGATCGCTTCACATGGCGCCGCCGCAACCTATGAAACGATCACGGCCACGCCGTCGAGCCCGCATGTCGGCGCCGAGATCAGTGATATCGATCTCACCCAGCCGCTCAGCAACAAGCAGGTCGAGGAATTGCATGATGCCTTCGCCCGCTATCAGGTGATCTTCTTTCGCGACCAAAAGATCAGCTTTGAGGATCAGATCCGCCTGGCTGGCTATTTCGGCCCGCTCGGCAAGCATGTCGGCGCGTCCACCATCAGCAAGAAAACCGACAACGATCTGGTGCGGAAATTTCACTACGACGAAACGTCGAAACAGATCTCCGGCGAGAACTTCCATTCCGACCAATCGTGCGCCGCCGTTCCGCCGCTCGGCAGCATGCTTTATAACCACACCGTGCCGCCGGACGGCGGTGGCGACACCATGTTCGCCAGCATGTATGCCGCCTATGAAGCCCTGTCGCCACAGATGAAGGCCTATCTGAAAGGCCTCACCGCCACCCACGATGGCACGCGCGTCTTTGGCCCCGGCACCCCGGTCAACGTGCATCCGGTGATCATCCGCCATCCGGTCACAGGACGCGAAGTGATCTACGTCAACACGGATTTCACCTCGCACATCAACGAATTGCCACGGCTCGAAGGCGACCGGATCCTGCAGTTCCTCGTCGACCACTGCAACAAGCCGGAATGGACCTGCCGCTTCCGCTGGCGGCCGCATTCGATCGCCTTCTGGGACAATCGTTGCACCCACCACAAGGCGATCTGGGATTATTGGCCGAATGTGCGCTCGGGATTCCGTGTGCAGATCGAGGGCGTCGCGCCGCCGGTGGCGGCCTGA
- a CDS encoding SDR family oxidoreductase has product MTDIALVTGGTGAIGAAISAVLQARGLHVIAADLDVRPVAAGQSFFKCDVTDPQSLVALFDHAQTLGTIRCVVAAHGILLETQAGASDPTTIAKVLNINLNGVAYLCDLAGTRLANGSSLLLLSSVTAFMGRAKGAYAYQASKAGVESLTRTFAVAYGPRGIRVNCIAPGFMAVPMKGAGAELRQKQGGSDTVGKAAPLGQVIAPEEIASAAAFLCSAEAAAITGVVLPVDGGFAAL; this is encoded by the coding sequence ATGACTGATATCGCTCTTGTCACCGGTGGCACAGGCGCGATCGGCGCGGCGATATCAGCCGTATTGCAGGCGCGTGGCCTGCATGTGATTGCCGCCGATCTCGATGTTCGCCCGGTTGCGGCCGGCCAATCCTTCTTCAAATGCGATGTCACCGATCCGCAAAGCCTCGTCGCCCTGTTCGATCATGCGCAAACGCTGGGCACCATCAGATGCGTGGTCGCCGCTCATGGCATTCTGCTGGAAACACAAGCCGGCGCGTCCGATCCCACGACCATCGCCAAGGTTCTCAATATCAATCTGAACGGCGTGGCTTATCTCTGCGATCTGGCGGGCACGCGATTGGCGAACGGTTCTTCCCTATTGTTGCTCAGCAGTGTCACGGCTTTCATGGGGCGCGCCAAGGGCGCTTATGCCTATCAGGCCAGCAAAGCTGGCGTCGAATCACTGACCCGCACCTTCGCCGTCGCCTATGGGCCGCGCGGCATAAGGGTGAATTGCATCGCGCCGGGCTTCATGGCTGTTCCGATGAAAGGCGCCGGTGCCGAGCTGCGCCAAAAGCAAGGCGGCAGCGACACGGTCGGCAAGGCGGCGCCGCTTGGACAGGTGATCGCACCCGAGGAGATCGCGAGCGCTGCGGCTTTTCTATGCTCGGCGGAGGCCGCGGCGATCACCGGCGTCGTACTGCCCGTCGATGGTGGCTTCGCCGCGCTTTAA